The DNA window CGCCGCACACCGCGATGTCCGGTGGAATCGCCGTCGCGGCGCCGTCCACCGTCAGGCTCGCCACGATGCGGAAATCGGGCGGCCCACCGTCGCCGGCCTCCATCTGAACCGCGGATACGGTGCTGATCGTCGCCAGCGGCGGGGCCTCGGCGCGCAGTCGTCGGGTGAACGCGTCGATCTTCGCGGTCGGTCCCTGCACCTCGATAAAAACGGCGCTCGAATCGTTGCCGACGAACCCGGCCAATCCCAGTTCGGTGGCGATGCGGTGGACGAACGGACGGAAGCCGACACCCTGGACGACGCCGGTCACCGTGAATCGGTACCGGACGTCGTCGGTCCGCTGGGTGAGCGCGGTTTCGGTCATCTGCGCCGCCAAATCATGACCCGGTTGTTGCCGGAATCCGCCACCGCCAGCCGATCGCCGAGAAGGGAGATGCCGTATGGCCAGCACAGTGTGTCGCGCTGCACCGACGTCCAGCGGTTCTCGCCGTTGGATGCGAAGTTGGGCTGCGCCAGCACATGGTCAGCGGCTCGACCGTCACCAGGCACGTTGTTCCACAACAGAATTCGGTTGTTCGCGGTGTCCGCGACCGCCAGCTGTTCATTCGGGCCGCCGGAACCGTCGAGTCTCGCTGCGTACGGAAAGCGGAACCTGTCCCCGCTGTGCGGGCCGTAGGGCCATTCGTCGGCAGACGTGAAATCCGGCTGCCCCAGGACGATATCCGCGTCGCGGTCGGCAGCGGGGTGTGGCGACCAGCCGAGAAGCCGATGATCCCCCGCGTCGGCGATGAGCAGTAGGTCGTCGTTTCCGGTGATGTCGTGCGGCCAGCGGAAACTGGCCGGGCCGGCCCCGTCACCGCGATTCTCGTCACGCCGGGATCCGTCGGGCTGACCCAGCACGACATCGGCCGGCTGCCCCGGGGCCGGAAGCCCGTTGTCCCAACCGAGGACTCTGCGGTTGCCGGTGTCGGCCACCCAGAATCGTGAACCCACAATGGCAATACCGAACGGCCAGTAGAACGTTGTGGCAGAGCATTCACCACCACAGTTGGGCTCGACGGACACCGCGTCGGGCTGTCCGAGGATCAGATCCGGTGGGGCGTCGCTGGCGTGCGGGACCGTGTTCCACACCAGGATCCGGTGGTGCCAGGCGTCGGCGACGATCAGCCGCCCGTCGTGCACGAGCACACCGGTGGGCAGGTTCATTCCCCGCTCGGGACCGCGGCCGCCGGCCGCCCTGCCCTCGGTGCCGCCGTCCGGCTGGCCGAGCACGACGTCGGCGGGCTGTTCGTCGTCGCCGGGAATGCCGTGCCACACCAGCACCCGGTGGTTTCCGGAGTCGGCGACGACCAGGTGATCCGCACCGAGGAAGACTCCCCGCGGCGAGTACATCCACGCCATCGTCGGGTTGGCCGGCGGCAATGCCAGGCCGCCGGGTGCCGGTGCCCCGAGCCACACATCCGGCGACCATCCGCCGCTGACGTCACCGCCTCCGAGTGCGACATCGGGTACCGAATCGGCCCTTCTCGAGGTCCTGCCGATGTTGTGTCGGACGGTGAACTGGGTCATGTCCCGACTCGGACCCAGACGTCCCCGGAGTCGACCCGCAGTGGCACCTGCTCCAGCTGGGCACCCGGAGCACTCAGGCACTCCCCCGATGTCGCGTCGTAGCAGAAGCCGTGCCATGGACATGTCAGCGTGCCGTTGTCGATGTCGAGGACAGCGTTATCAAGGGGCAGCGCCTCATGGGCACATTCGTTACGGTACGCCGATAGTCGCTGACCGGTGTTCACGACGATGATCTCGGCAGGCTCACCGGACTCCGACGACAGACTCAGCGCGGTGAGGTCGTCGTTGGGCAGACTGGCGGCGGGGCCCACCTTGACCCAGCCCTCGCTCGCGGGGTCCGGCCCGATACGCAACGACTCCAGCGGGATCAACGTCGGTGAGGGCTCGTTCGGCAGCACCTCGACACCGGCGATCGACGGAACACCTTCCACGAGTGCGCCTTCGACGAGATTTCGCAGCGTCACCGAGGACATGGAACACCCGTTGCAGGCACCCTCGAGCCGGACGAAGGCGGTGCCGTCCTCGATCCGCACGAGGGTGACATCCCCGCCGTGACTCTGCAGTTGGGGCCGCACCTCCACCAACACGCGATTGGCGTGAGTGACCGGGTCGGGCCGCACGATCTCGTGCAGCGAGAGCAGCATGTGCA is part of the Mycolicibacterium tusciae JS617 genome and encodes:
- a CDS encoding NifU family protein; the protein is MTTTAVESSAGQPQATDSESDFERLAGRVDEAMAALAGLDDSSRAVADEVKAAVEAVHRAGLVTIVQRMRADDAARAVLFELVDDPVVHMLLSLHEIVRPDPVTHANRVLVEVRPQLQSHGGDVTLVRIEDGTAFVRLEGACNGCSMSSVTLRNLVEGALVEGVPSIAGVEVLPNEPSPTLIPLESLRIGPDPASEGWVKVGPAASLPNDDLTALSLSSESGEPAEIIVVNTGQRLSAYRNECAHEALPLDNAVLDIDNGTLTCPWHGFCYDATSGECLSAPGAQLEQVPLRVDSGDVWVRVGT
- a CDS encoding NHL repeat-containing protein; this encodes MTQFTVRHNIGRTSRRADSVPDVALGGGDVSGGWSPDVWLGAPAPGGLALPPANPTMAWMYSPRGVFLGADHLVVADSGNHRVLVWHGIPGDDEQPADVVLGQPDGGTEGRAAGGRGPERGMNLPTGVLVHDGRLIVADAWHHRILVWNTVPHASDAPPDLILGQPDAVSVEPNCGGECSATTFYWPFGIAIVGSRFWVADTGNRRVLGWDNGLPAPGQPADVVLGQPDGSRRDENRGDGAGPASFRWPHDITGNDDLLLIADAGDHRLLGWSPHPAADRDADIVLGQPDFTSADEWPYGPHSGDRFRFPYAARLDGSGGPNEQLAVADTANNRILLWNNVPGDGRAADHVLAQPNFASNGENRWTSVQRDTLCWPYGISLLGDRLAVADSGNNRVMIWRRR